One part of the Anaerolineales bacterium genome encodes these proteins:
- a CDS encoding M42 family metallopeptidase — protein sequence MKALIRKLTEAYGPSGREAELRQIVRAEIKGQCDYISEDALGNLLGVIKAKAKTGKRIMLAAHMDEIGLIVSHIDERGFARVAPIGGVFPLNCVGSRVRFASGKPGVIGLEEREDPKRAPTLDQLYLDLGAADRASCPVQVGEMAVFDRPFVEAGTRLISKAMDDRIGVAVLIEAMRRLKRTPHEVQFAFTVQEEVGLRGARTAAFHLDPDLALSVDITLTGDTPRCPPMAVSLGRGPAVKVRDGLMISDPRVVEWMTATASAQRIPHQLEVLERGSTDASVIQVSRAGVPAGCLSIPCRYAHSPSEMVDLGDVEHAVKLLLAMLQGPVGF from the coding sequence GTGAAAGCGTTGATCCGAAAACTCACCGAAGCCTACGGGCCCTCGGGGCGCGAAGCCGAACTGCGGCAGATCGTGCGGGCCGAGATCAAAGGCCAGTGCGATTACATTTCCGAGGACGCGCTCGGCAACCTGCTCGGGGTGATTAAGGCCAAGGCGAAAACCGGCAAGCGGATCATGCTCGCGGCGCACATGGACGAAATCGGCCTGATCGTCTCGCACATCGACGAGCGCGGATTCGCGCGGGTCGCCCCGATCGGCGGCGTGTTCCCGCTGAATTGCGTCGGCAGCCGGGTGCGCTTCGCGTCGGGCAAGCCGGGCGTGATCGGCCTGGAGGAGCGCGAAGACCCCAAGCGGGCGCCGACCCTCGACCAGCTCTACCTCGACCTCGGCGCGGCCGACCGGGCATCCTGCCCGGTGCAGGTGGGCGAGATGGCCGTGTTCGACCGCCCGTTCGTCGAAGCCGGGACCCGCCTGATCTCCAAGGCGATGGATGACCGCATCGGGGTGGCGGTCCTGATCGAGGCCATGCGCCGCCTGAAGCGCACGCCGCACGAAGTCCAATTCGCGTTCACCGTCCAGGAGGAGGTCGGCCTGCGCGGAGCGCGGACGGCGGCCTTCCACCTCGACCCGGACCTCGCCCTCTCGGTGGACATTACCCTAACCGGAGATACGCCCCGCTGCCCGCCGATGGCCGTCAGCCTCGGCCGGGGCCCGGCGGTCAAGGTGCGCGACGGGCTGATGATCTCCGATCCGCGGGTGGTGGAATGGATGACCGCTACCGCCTCCGCCCAGCGCATCCCGCACCAATTGGAAGTCCTCGAGCGCGGCTCGACCGATGCCTCCGTCATCCAGGTATCGCGGGCCGGAGTCCCGGCCGGCTGCTTATCCATCCCATGCCGCTACGCCCACTCGCCGTCCGAGATGGTGGACCTGGGGGATGTGGAACATGCGGTCAAATTGCTGCTGGCTATGCTGCAGGGACCGGTGGGCTTTTAA
- a CDS encoding M20/M25/M40 family metallo-hydrolase: protein MTPSKVRKKTARPRSARPHKAGAVSRADLALLRRLSEACGVSGDETAVRRIVQDALKGKVREMRTDALGNLLVRCRTRGKAARRAMVAAHMDEVGLILMQAGSDGLWKFETVGGINEKTLPAKPVWIGGGRVLGVIGTKPIHLVEKEEAENPIKKDSLTIDVGAKDKNGAAALAKPGDRAAFATPFHAERGLLFGKALDNRLGVAALIELAADPPPGVDLWAAFTAQEEIGARGAKVAAYALRPDIAIVLDATPAVDLPAWDGAENAAYNARLGGGPAVYVADRATISDPRLVRLLRSAAEQRGIRYQIRQPGGGGTDAGAIHTARSGIPSVSVSVPCRNLHAPVAIARQDDWRALVALVRAALEAYGRRGLA, encoded by the coding sequence ATGACTCCGTCGAAGGTCCGAAAAAAAACCGCCCGGCCTCGGAGCGCCCGGCCGCACAAAGCCGGGGCGGTCAGCCGCGCGGACCTCGCCCTCCTGCGCCGCCTGAGCGAAGCCTGCGGCGTATCGGGCGACGAAACCGCCGTCCGCAGGATCGTCCAGGACGCGCTCAAGGGCAAGGTCCGGGAGATGCGGACCGACGCGCTGGGCAACCTGCTCGTCCGCTGCCGGACCCGCGGCAAAGCCGCGCGGCGCGCGATGGTCGCGGCCCACATGGACGAAGTGGGATTGATCCTGATGCAAGCCGGGAGCGACGGCCTTTGGAAATTCGAGACGGTCGGCGGGATCAACGAGAAGACCTTGCCGGCCAAGCCGGTTTGGATCGGCGGCGGGCGAGTCCTCGGCGTGATCGGCACCAAACCGATTCATCTGGTCGAAAAAGAGGAAGCCGAAAACCCGATCAAGAAGGATTCGTTGACGATCGACGTCGGCGCGAAGGACAAGAACGGCGCCGCCGCGCTCGCCAAACCCGGCGACCGGGCCGCCTTCGCCACCCCCTTTCATGCCGAGCGGGGCCTGCTGTTCGGAAAAGCGCTCGACAACCGCCTCGGCGTGGCCGCGCTGATCGAGCTCGCCGCCGATCCGCCGCCGGGAGTCGACCTGTGGGCGGCGTTCACCGCGCAGGAGGAGATCGGCGCGCGCGGCGCGAAGGTGGCCGCCTACGCCCTCCGTCCGGACATTGCGATCGTCCTCGACGCGACTCCGGCCGTCGACCTGCCGGCGTGGGACGGCGCGGAAAACGCCGCCTACAACGCGCGGCTCGGCGGCGGGCCGGCGGTCTACGTCGCCGACCGCGCGACCATCTCGGATCCGCGCCTGGTCCGCCTGCTGAGAAGCGCGGCCGAACAGCGCGGCATCCGGTACCAGATCCGCCAGCCGGGCGGCGGCGGCACCGACGCCGGGGCGATCCACACCGCGCGCTCGGGCATCCCGAGCGTCTCGGTCTCGGTTCCCTGCCGTAATCTGCACGCCCCGGTGGCGATCGCCCGGCAGGATGATTGGCGCGCGCTGGTCGCCTTGGTGCGCGCGGCGCTGGAAGCGTACGGCCGGCGCGGCCTCGCCTGA